CGTCATGGCGCCAAAGTACTCCTCAAGTACAAGCTATTAGAGTGGCGCAGTCGGAAATTGGCAGATGCTAAGCAGTGGATTGCGGGTACGCCTGTATTAGAAAATATTCGTAAGCAGCTCAATATGAATGCGGAGGATTATCAGGTTTGGCTGATAGAGGCCTTGGTGAAATCAAAGGCGGCAATCATCGAGAAAGATCGCTTAGTCAATCTTGACTAAAGCACTCCTCAGAAATTAAACGACAATTTCCCATAAAAAGACCAGTCGTAAATTGGATAGCTTTGCACTACCTGCTTACTAGCACCTACCGCGAATAAGAAGCTTTTATTCAGGCGATGGGTCACCATGGCATCAAGCGGGACGAACCAACCACCGCCTCCACCCGTGTTCCAGGAGATTCCATTCTCATCCCAAAAACGAAGCTGAGTATTGGGAGTGAGATTAAAGCCCAGTGTCGGGAAAATATTGAGATTGCGAACTAGGGGTGGTTGATTGGGGTTATTCGCAAATGAATTACTCTTAGTATCAAATCCGTACATATATCTTAAAAGAGGTGAAAAGTCAGAGAGAGGTGACTTACTTCCTTGGCGCGGTACATACACAGTGCCGATCTGAGGGCCTGCTGCCCATTGCCCGTAATTACCAAAGGGAAAGACAATTCGTCCGCCTAAGGTTCCCTCCCAGTTTTTCAGAACATTGGGATGATTTCCCCAGACGGTTAGCATCGTATTGCCAGCGCTGTAAGTACCCGTCTGATGTTGCGGAAGTTCAGGTCCGTAAGTTGAAACATAGGAGGTATCGAGTCGCATGGTTCCGCGCCACCGATCAAACTGCAGGGGCTGGTAGTACCGTAACTTGAGAGTATCGCTTTGAGTTTGCTCACCAAACGTATCGTGATAACCCCAGAATTCTAGAATCCGCTGACTTGAATATTGATCGGATGCCTTCTCCAAGTTTAAAAAGCCTCCCGAGAACTTGCTTTCATCAGCCAAAGCTCCCCCCATGAATCCCAGCAGAATCAATGAAGTAAGGGTGTGAGTGAAAATCCGCAACAATGTCATATACGCAGTAATATAAATGACTCAGTCAATTACAAAAAATAAGCAGAAAAATATGGAACATACAGTTTTAGTAACCGGCGCTACCGCTGGCTTTGGAGAGGCAACTGCTAGAAGATTTTTGGCAAACGGCCATAAGGTAATTGCTTTAGGTAGGAGGGTGGAGCGCTTAGAGGCTTTAAAGGCATCCCTTCCCATAGATCAGCAGTCTCGGCTACTGACCTTAGCTGTTGATGTTTGCGATAGCTCCAAAGTGGATAGTCTTGCGGCCACCTTACCAGCGGAGTTTGCCAAGGTGACAGTGCTGGTGAATAACGCTGGATTAGCCCTAGGTTTAGAGCCGGCGCATCAAGCTTTTCTCACGGACTGGGATCAAATGATTGATACCAATATCAAAGGGCTGGTGCATATGACGCGCGCTTTCTTGCCAGGAATGGTGGAGCGTAAATGTGGTCACGTCATTAATCTGGGTTCGGTAGCGGCAAGCTATCCCTACCCGGGCGGTAATGTGTATGGTGGAACCAAAGCCTTTGTTCAGCAATTTAGCTTAAATCTGAGGGCAGATTTAGTTGGTACACCAGTACGCGTTACTTGTGTTGAACCAGGAATGTGTTCTGGAACTGAGTTCTCGAATGTGCGCTTTAAAGGTGATGACGATAAAGCAGGCAAAGTCTATTCTGGTGTGAAAGCATTGAGTGCAGATGATGTGGCTGAAGCTATTTACTGGTCTGCTAATTTGCCAAGCCACATGAATATTAATTTAGTGGAGTTGATGCCAGTACAGCAGGCATTTAATCCTTTTCATATTCACCGTGGTGAGTTTTAAGGAGGCCTAGACTGTCGGTTTCCATTTATAAAACTTGGGATAGACACGCATCACTACAGGCCCATCAAAGTCCCAAGATTTGCAGGTTCCCAAATACAGAGGCGGTTTGTTGTCATCCGGGTCAAATAGAGCGCCTGGAATCGATTGAAAAGCAGCAGTAGCGATATTGCTGAGCAGTTCTCGCAAGTGGGTGCAACCCTTGATGCCTCCAAGATGTTCATTAATCGTTTTGCGCCAACCTTTGCCAAGGCGCGCTCCAATCAGTGCATCCATTGGGGGTATCACTTGCGGGCATTCTGGATGGGGGTGGCTATCCATGGCTACCTCAATTGCTTGAATGACCAATTCAGTATTTACGGTGATGCGAACCCACATATCGTGAAACGCTTGGCCTGGTTCCCAAGTTTTTCCGCCGGTCGTAAAGGGGTGAAATTTGAAGTCCCGTAAATGCGCCTCAATATCCCATAGGCCATCTTCTCTAGCATACCCCTGAAAGGTGATTTCACGAGTATGAAGTGGATTTCTGCTGGTTGGGCTTGAGAGCATGGTAACGGTAAGTAAGAAGCTAGGGGCGGTATATGACAATCATAACGGCTTCATTTGACAGTCGCAAAATCTCTTGGCTTTGTAGTATTCTCGGCAACATATGGCCAAACCGATCTCTCTTGAAAAAATATTGTTTAGCCAAGGCTTTGGCACTAGGCGCTATTGCAGCGATTTGGTTTATGCTGACCTCGTCAAGGTCAATGGTGTTTTGGCAGAAGATCCGGAAGCGCGTATCGCCACTGAAGGATTGCTGCTTAATGTGGAGGGTCAAGATTGGGAGTTTCATGAAAAAGCCTACATCGCCTTTAACAAGCCACCAAACTATGAATGCTCACACAAAACTACGCATCATCCCAGTGTCTACAGTTTGCTACCCAAGCCTTTTGTTGAGCGGGGTTTGCAATGTGTTGGACGTTTGGACTACGACACTACAGGCTTAATTTTGATCTCAGATGACGGTCAGTTCATTCATAAGATGACTACACCAAAGAAAAATATTGGTAAGGTGTATGAGATCACCACGCCGGAGCCCATTACCCAAAAACAGATAGAGAACTTGCTAAATGGCGTTGTTCTAGACGACGATCCAAAGCCCTGTTTTGCCACAGCATGTAAGCAGCTTGGTGAGAATGTATTGGCAATGACTATTGTTGAGGGCCGTTACCATCAGGTGAAGCGAATGATGGCTGCCGTGGGTAATCATGTTGCGAAGCTTCACCGAGCAGAAATCGGTCAATACGTCATGCCTGCTGATTTGGTAGAAGGTGAGTGGCGCTGGCTTTATCCGGAAGATTTACAGAAACTGTCTAAGAGTGTGGACGCCCCAATTGCCTAAACCCAAACCCCTTGCAAATGATTTTGACTTTGCAGCAATATTGCCTGATTGGCAGGTAAATCTCGCTACTCAAGAGCTAGGTCGGACATTTGTATTTGGGGATTTCAAGAGCGCATTTCAATTTATGACTCTATGTGCACACTTTGCTGAGGAGTTAGATCACCACCCGGATTGGTCTAATGCTTGGAATAAGGTGTCAGTGTCCTTGAGCACCCATTCAATGAAGGCTTTGACCGAGCTCGACATCACCATGGCAAAAGCCATGGATCAATACGCCCTTCAAATATTGGCTTAATTCAATTTACTGAGCTTCCTCATCATCTTCATCTTCTGAGGTGATGCTCATGAGGATGGTTGCCAGGAGACCATAGACAACTTCAGTAGCGATCATGCCATCTTCATCAAGCTCATCAATTAGATCATTCAAGCAATCTTCTGTTGGCTCATTTAAGAGTGTCATGGCGCATTCGCACCCATAGTCAAAATCTTCGTCGTTTTGGGTTTGAGTGTCGTTTGTCATAAGAATCCTTTAAGTGATGCTGCAGAATAGCAAATAAAGCCTCGCTCGCCCAGCCCTATTATTTCAGCAGGGCGAGAACTTCTTTGAATGCTGGATTTTGAGCTGTCTTAAGCCATTCAAACCCGAGCATCTCCGCCGTAATGAGTCGTGCCCCAGCAATTTGTAATCGATCAAGTGCTATTTGCTTATCGAGTGCTCGGCGTGAGCCAACTCCGTCTACCACTATCGAAACATCGTAACCCTCGTCTATTAACTTGAGTGCTGTTTGCATTAAGCACACATGAGTTTCGCATCCCATCAGAATGCATTGCTGACGATTATTGGGAATAGATTGAATCAAACCATCGGCACAGGCATTGAAATGTTCTTTATGAATCGTTTCGCTACAAAAAGTCTTAATGGACTCAATATTGGCCCCTAAACTTTTTGGGCTTTGTTCCGTAGCGATAATTGGAATCTCAAGTATTTGGGCAATTTGAGCAGTGCGGATACATTGCTTCAGTACAGCCTCGCCTTGATCAATTGCTGGCATTAGGCGCCCCTGTAAATCGATCAAGATGAGGATTGAAGTTTCAGGGTGAATTTGAGTTGATTTATTCACAGTAGCAGGCTCACGGTTTGAAAGTCAGGGTCATCATTCATGCTGGTGATCTGAAAGCCCAGATCAGAAACTAGATTAAGCATTCTCGAATTCTTACTCAAGACGTACCCAAGCATTTCTTGTATTCCATTTTCTTTTGCATGCTCTATGAGGTCAAGCATCAAATGCGTACCGACGCCATGTGCAGTATGGTTATCACTCACGCTGAGAGAAAACTCACAAACATTCTGATTGGGTGGGGTCACATATCGGGCGATGCCGATAACCTCCTCAGCTCCAGCCGGGTTTGACATGACTGCAAGCAAAGCCATTTCTTTCTTGTAATCTAGATCCAAGATGTCATCTAGAAAGTCATCTGGAAGTTTGGAGATTGCATGGGCAAATCGGAGATAACGACTTTCGGGTGAGAGGTGATTAAACAGCTCAATAATTCGCTCTCGATCATCCGATTGAATAGGGCGAATCAGGTAATGAGCCTCATCGCTAGGCGAAAAAGTCTTATTGGTAAATGCGTTCGGCATGTTCATGAATTGGGGTATGC
The window above is part of the beta proteobacterium CB genome. Proteins encoded here:
- a CDS encoding Short-chain dehydrogenase/reductase SDR → MEHTVLVTGATAGFGEATARRFLANGHKVIALGRRVERLEALKASLPIDQQSRLLTLAVDVCDSSKVDSLAATLPAEFAKVTVLVNNAGLALGLEPAHQAFLTDWDQMIDTNIKGLVHMTRAFLPGMVERKCGHVINLGSVAASYPYPGGNVYGGTKAFVQQFSLNLRADLVGTPVRVTCVEPGMCSGTEFSNVRFKGDDDKAGKVYSGVKALSADDVAEAIYWSANLPSHMNINLVELMPVQQAFNPFHIHRGEF
- a CDS encoding Pseudouridine synthase, coding for MAKPISLEKILFSQGFGTRRYCSDLVYADLVKVNGVLAEDPEARIATEGLLLNVEGQDWEFHEKAYIAFNKPPNYECSHKTTHHPSVYSLLPKPFVERGLQCVGRLDYDTTGLILISDDGQFIHKMTTPKKNIGKVYEITTPEPITQKQIENLLNGVVLDDDPKPCFATACKQLGENVLAMTIVEGRYHQVKRMMAAVGNHVAKLHRAEIGQYVMPADLVEGEWRWLYPEDLQKLSKSVDAPIA
- a CDS encoding transcriptional coactivator/pterin dehydratase, with amino-acid sequence MPKPKPLANDFDFAAILPDWQVNLATQELGRTFVFGDFKSAFQFMTLCAHFAEELDHHPDWSNAWNKVSVSLSTHSMKALTELDITMAKAMDQYALQILA
- a CDS encoding Isochorismatase hydrolase, with product MNKSTQIHPETSILILIDLQGRLMPAIDQGEAVLKQCIRTAQIAQILEIPIIATEQSPKSLGANIESIKTFCSETIHKEHFNACADGLIQSIPNNRQQCILMGCETHVCLMQTALKLIDEGYDVSIVVDGVGSRRALDKQIALDRLQIAGARLITAEMLGFEWLKTAQNPAFKEVLALLK
- a CDS encoding GCN5-related N-acetyltransferase; the encoded protein is MNMPNAFTNKTFSPSDEAHYLIRPIQSDDRERIIELFNHLSPESRYLRFAHAISKLPDDFLDDILDLDYKKEMALLAVMSNPAGAEEVIGIARYVTPPNQNVCEFSLSVSDNHTAHGVGTHLMLDLIEHAKENGIQEMLGYVLSKNSRMLNLVSDLGFQITSMNDDPDFQTVSLLL